From a single Alloactinosynnema sp. L-07 genomic region:
- a CDS encoding AAA family ATPase produces MTTPTTTAPAPTTPTAARTAPAAGSGATVPRLRNGELRAMVARVLIDATGADMTPRGIAAALGGRSSGAVGNALKTLAERGEAQIAPGSPLAYRATATTAAVAAATITPAPSGTTRPRRTRTTATAAPATPTAAPTPASAPVTGPVTRPNGMAYHPRQLSGMADVTALRKLREAGVAALMYGPPGTGKTSVIEAAFPDLVTVQGDGDTTVADLVGEYTQTPDGRYVFVHGPLVRAMREGRTLFIDDATLIPPTVLAVVYPAMDGRRQITVKANGGETIDAAPGFYTVAGHNPGVHGAVLSDALSSRFSAQVHVSTDYDLAAQLNVDRRAVKIARNLATRHANGEVGWAPQLRELLAFQKIADVLGATAAAGNLIGAAPEDDRDTVAAVVRDVFGGTVAPLSLGPRI; encoded by the coding sequence ATGACCACGCCGACAACGACCGCCCCGGCACCCACCACCCCCACCGCCGCGCGCACCGCGCCGGCTGCGGGGTCGGGTGCGACCGTGCCCCGGCTGCGCAACGGTGAGCTGCGCGCGATGGTCGCGCGGGTGCTGATCGACGCGACCGGTGCCGACATGACCCCGCGCGGGATCGCCGCCGCGTTGGGCGGGCGGTCCTCGGGTGCGGTCGGCAACGCCCTGAAGACGTTGGCCGAACGTGGCGAGGCGCAGATCGCGCCGGGCTCGCCGCTGGCCTACCGGGCGACCGCGACCACCGCCGCCGTCGCCGCCGCGACCATCACCCCCGCCCCGTCCGGCACGACCCGCCCGCGCCGCACCCGAACCACCGCGACCGCCGCGCCCGCGACCCCGACCGCCGCGCCCACCCCGGCGTCGGCACCGGTCACCGGTCCGGTGACGCGCCCGAACGGGATGGCCTACCACCCCCGCCAACTGTCCGGGATGGCGGACGTGACGGCGCTGCGGAAGCTGCGCGAAGCCGGGGTCGCCGCCCTCATGTACGGACCACCCGGAACGGGCAAGACGTCGGTGATCGAGGCCGCGTTCCCCGATCTGGTGACCGTTCAGGGCGACGGGGACACCACGGTCGCCGATTTGGTCGGCGAGTACACCCAAACCCCGGACGGCCGCTACGTGTTCGTCCACGGTCCGCTGGTCCGCGCGATGCGCGAGGGGCGGACCCTGTTCATCGACGACGCCACCCTGATCCCGCCGACCGTGCTCGCCGTGGTCTACCCGGCGATGGACGGACGCCGCCAGATCACCGTCAAAGCCAACGGCGGCGAAACCATCGACGCCGCCCCCGGTTTCTACACCGTCGCCGGACACAACCCCGGCGTGCACGGGGCGGTCCTGTCCGATGCCCTGTCGTCCCGGTTCAGCGCGCAGGTGCACGTGTCCACCGACTACGACCTCGCCGCCCAGCTCAATGTGGACCGCCGCGCGGTCAAGATCGCCCGCAACCTGGCCACCCGACACGCCAACGGCGAGGTCGGGTGGGCACCGCAACTGCGCGAGTTGTTGGCGTTCCAGAAGATCGCCGACGTGTTGGGGGCGACCGCCGCCGCCGGGAACCTCATCGGTGCCGCCCCCGAAGACGACCGCGACACCGTCGCCGCCGTGGTGCGCGACGTCTTCGGCGGCACCGTCGCCCCCCTGTCACTGGGTCCCCGCATCTAG
- a CDS encoding RNA polymerase sigma factor translates to MLLARAGDRQAFAVLLVRHRAAMHAVAVARLGPGADVEDVVQDASLVALTSLRRLRDPALVRSWLTGITRNVCRDRMRGVRMVELPDVADEAPGPEERCERLAIHDWVWGAVNALSEPLHHAVLLRYFSSARSYESIAQALGVPVGTVRSRLNHARRILAAQLSDLAGSASPDHGALERDRTALFAGIAEQYNRGAELALLRTALVPDARLTAAGTSEVILGRDLIVRGIGEDVAVGVGLRLLNVIAGRDLTVVEGAFINPPDDPAHCPPLTTQVFFHRGPEIAALHLHYGRE, encoded by the coding sequence GTGCTGTTGGCGCGAGCTGGTGACAGGCAGGCGTTCGCGGTGCTGCTCGTGCGTCATCGGGCGGCGATGCACGCGGTCGCCGTTGCCAGGCTGGGCCCTGGGGCGGATGTCGAGGACGTTGTGCAGGACGCGAGCCTGGTGGCTCTGACGTCGTTGCGGCGGCTGCGCGACCCGGCCCTGGTCCGTTCGTGGCTGACCGGTATCACCCGCAACGTCTGCCGCGACCGCATGCGTGGTGTTCGCATGGTCGAGTTGCCCGACGTCGCGGACGAGGCGCCGGGGCCGGAGGAACGGTGTGAACGGCTCGCGATTCACGACTGGGTCTGGGGCGCGGTGAACGCCCTGTCCGAGCCGCTGCACCACGCCGTGCTGCTCCGGTACTTCAGCTCTGCACGCAGCTATGAGTCCATCGCGCAGGCGCTTGGCGTGCCGGTCGGCACGGTGCGTAGCAGGCTCAACCACGCCCGACGGATCCTCGCGGCGCAGCTAAGCGACCTGGCGGGTTCCGCGTCCCCCGATCACGGCGCGCTCGAGCGCGACCGCACGGCGCTGTTCGCGGGAATCGCCGAGCAGTACAACCGTGGCGCCGAGCTGGCGTTGCTGAGGACCGCGCTGGTGCCGGACGCCCGGCTCACCGCGGCCGGTACGTCGGAGGTCATCCTGGGCCGGGACCTGATCGTGCGGGGGATCGGCGAGGATGTCGCCGTCGGCGTTGGGCTGCGGCTGCTCAACGTCATCGCGGGCCGCGACCTCACGGTGGTCGAGGGCGCGTTCATCAACCCGCCGGACGATCCTGCCCATTGCCCGCCGTTGACCACCCAGGTGTTCTTCCACCGCGGACCCGAGATCGCCGCACTGCATCTGCACTACGGCCGGGAGTGA
- a CDS encoding DUF6283 family protein — protein MTTTPRPANRPDGIEHRARPCARCPWRRDADLTQFSAADFAKLARANGNPEPRPRSTRRPWPATLTSLAPCTPCNCAPDGSRSSAPTTSASASRSPPPLWFEWSTSSRWRTSSSQEALAHPAANIIAFPGRRFPDSKD, from the coding sequence ATGACCACCACACCGCGACCGGCCAACCGACCCGACGGCATCGAGCATCGCGCGCGCCCGTGCGCTCGATGCCCGTGGCGGCGCGACGCCGACCTGACCCAGTTCAGCGCCGCCGACTTCGCCAAATTGGCCCGCGCCAACGGGAACCCGGAACCGAGGCCGCGATCGACGCGCCGACCATGGCCTGCCACCTTGACCAGCCTGGCACCGTGCACGCCTTGCAACTGTGCGCCGGATGGCTCGCGGTCGTCGGCCCCGACCACCTCAGCGTCCGCCTCCAGATCGCCGCCCCCGCTCTGGTTCGAGTGGTCAACCAGCTCACGCTGGAGAACCAGCAGTTCCCAGGAAGCACTTGCACATCCCGCAGCCAACATCATTGCCTTCCCCGGCCGACGTTTCCCCGACTCGAAGGACTGA
- a CDS encoding DUF4037 domain-containing protein, producing MDHPFIPGLELSRRFYHEAVRPLVHAHFGDLPHTAARLGGGSEVLGFDTTRSADHEWGPRLQLFLRRHDADRHAHDIVTALSNELPKTFYGYPTNFASAGNDHIRHMEVTDGPVFHRVDVTSLDVWLTANLGFDPRDGITTLDWLSTPSQTLAEVTAGAVFHDRTGELTSARSHLSWYPEQVWRYVLACQWQRISQEEAFVGRCGEVGDELGSAIVAARLVRDLMRLSLLMHRRYPPYSKWLGSAFAQLPCAATITPTLTAALAATTWHDREGHLATAYSTVATLHNQLSLTKPLDPNTRPYHDRPFQVLHAERFSQALVASITDPELRTLPLTGAVDQFADNTDLLGDRTATRTLTAGLSPPSSAAST from the coding sequence ATGGACCACCCGTTCATCCCTGGCCTGGAATTGTCCCGCCGCTTCTACCACGAGGCAGTACGGCCACTGGTCCACGCCCACTTCGGGGACCTGCCCCACACAGCCGCACGGCTCGGCGGCGGCTCGGAGGTCCTCGGATTCGACACCACCCGCTCCGCTGATCACGAATGGGGTCCACGCCTGCAGCTGTTCCTGCGCCGCCACGACGCCGACCGGCATGCCCACGACATCGTGACGGCGCTGAGCAATGAGCTGCCCAAGACGTTCTACGGCTACCCCACGAACTTCGCCTCCGCCGGAAACGACCATATTCGCCACATGGAGGTCACCGACGGACCGGTCTTCCACCGCGTCGACGTCACCAGCCTCGACGTCTGGCTCACCGCCAACCTCGGATTCGATCCGCGCGACGGCATCACCACGCTCGACTGGCTTTCCACCCCCAGCCAGACCCTCGCCGAGGTCACCGCCGGAGCGGTCTTTCACGACCGAACAGGTGAACTCACCTCCGCTCGTTCCCATCTCAGCTGGTATCCAGAGCAGGTCTGGCGCTACGTCCTGGCCTGCCAATGGCAGCGGATCTCCCAAGAAGAGGCGTTCGTCGGGCGTTGCGGAGAAGTCGGCGACGAACTCGGCTCGGCCATCGTCGCCGCCCGCCTGGTACGCGACCTCATGCGCCTGAGCCTTCTGATGCACCGCCGCTACCCGCCCTACAGCAAATGGCTCGGCAGCGCCTTCGCCCAACTCCCCTGCGCCGCCACCATCACCCCGACGCTGACCGCAGCGCTCGCAGCCACCACCTGGCACGACCGGGAAGGCCACCTCGCCACGGCATACTCGACCGTCGCGACGCTGCACAACCAACTCAGCCTGACCAAGCCGCTCGACCCCAACACTCGCCCTTACCACGACCGGCCATTCCAGGTCTTGCACGCTGAGCGATTCAGCCAGGCACTCGTCGCCAGCATCACCGATCCCGAACTTCGCACTTTGCCGCTCACCGGGGCCGTTGACCAATTCGCCGACAACACCGACCTGCTCGGCGATCGCACAGCGACTCGCACCCTGACCGCAGGGCTCAGTCCCCCGAGTTCCGCAGCAAGCACCTGA
- a CDS encoding transposase family protein has product MIISGWNVLLLHLAGVVVEGIERAGSGVRVWARVSGEVGVFPSCGCRSRRVHSRYDRKVADVPVAGRAVMLRLEVRRRRQAGETDCAQRR; this is encoded by the coding sequence GTGATCATCAGTGGTTGGAACGTGCTGTTGCTGCATCTGGCTGGCGTGGTCGTCGAGGGGATCGAGCGGGCCGGTTCGGGTGTGCGGGTCTGGGCGCGGGTTAGCGGGGAGGTCGGCGTTTTTCCGTCCTGTGGCTGTCGATCCCGTCGGGTTCACAGCCGCTACGACCGAAAGGTGGCCGACGTGCCGGTGGCCGGCCGGGCGGTGATGTTGCGGTTGGAAGTACGAAGAAGGCGCCAAGCAGGAGAGACGGATTGTGCGCAACGTCGTTGA
- a CDS encoding vWA domain-containing protein, whose translation MSVHLATDPTATGSVVFPARPEWSTLSAALADEVGVIADREDLLVTIAPGAGGGAPACFYPTRALIEVDGSHLGVDPATVDPRNLSDRPRYATTWGLLTHECGHAKHTAWNPPTGTPPAVAEAANLLEEPRMEAAQVRRRPDDRHWLRASTRGIVAADLHLFADPTHAPQMTRTDAARAAALLLARVDGGILTRAEVAPVAHAIDTVLGADTVNKLRAVWRAALTTADDDADTMIELGRQWCEIVGTDPPTPPPDPATGTPDPTATPTPPPNGPGTPPGAPTGATPPGSPGGTPPPPSPSPLAGAIAAVLDTVAAKVAREKAPEDPAANAAAARARDDAKRRIAEEAAQRVFGVPPGSRDGHTACTGTRPPTAEERSAARVLARALTTAGVRDRVPTKTTSPVPPGRLRMRGALAADAQRAAGTMPTAEPFTRTTRTPVPTPPLRLAVACDVSGTMGWARDHVASAAWIIADAARHTTVPTQTASVIFGNRVRPLTAPGTAPAVVTEFASHDNWEDIPTALDALDGALGLSQPGAARLLVIVSDGRFRDQPRRDGQRKLTRLRAAGCAVLWLTTRDTDTPLDGATVHRLTDPATAARAIGHAATAALRAATR comes from the coding sequence ATGAGCGTCCACCTCGCCACCGACCCCACCGCGACCGGTTCGGTCGTGTTCCCCGCCCGCCCCGAATGGTCGACACTGTCCGCCGCGCTGGCCGACGAGGTCGGTGTGATCGCCGACCGCGAGGACCTGCTGGTCACGATCGCGCCCGGCGCGGGCGGGGGAGCCCCCGCGTGTTTCTACCCCACCCGCGCGCTGATCGAGGTCGACGGCAGCCACCTCGGTGTCGACCCCGCCACGGTCGACCCCCGCAATCTGTCCGACCGTCCCCGCTACGCGACCACGTGGGGGCTGCTCACCCACGAGTGCGGGCACGCCAAACACACCGCCTGGAACCCGCCGACCGGCACACCGCCCGCCGTCGCCGAGGCCGCGAACCTGTTGGAGGAGCCCCGAATGGAGGCCGCGCAGGTCCGCCGCCGCCCCGACGACCGGCACTGGCTCCGCGCCAGCACGCGCGGCATCGTCGCCGCCGACCTGCACCTGTTCGCCGACCCCACCCACGCCCCGCAGATGACCCGCACCGACGCCGCCCGCGCCGCCGCCCTGCTGCTCGCACGGGTCGACGGCGGCATCCTCACCCGCGCCGAGGTCGCCCCCGTCGCCCACGCCATCGACACCGTGCTCGGCGCCGACACCGTGAACAAACTGCGCGCGGTGTGGCGCGCGGCGTTGACCACGGCAGACGACGACGCCGACACCATGATCGAGCTGGGACGGCAATGGTGCGAGATCGTCGGCACCGACCCGCCCACCCCACCCCCGGACCCCGCCACCGGGACACCCGACCCGACCGCCACCCCCACCCCACCCCCGAACGGTCCCGGCACCCCGCCCGGGGCCCCAACGGGCGCCACACCGCCCGGGTCGCCGGGCGGCACCCCGCCGCCGCCGTCGCCGTCGCCGTTGGCGGGTGCGATCGCCGCCGTGCTGGACACCGTCGCCGCGAAGGTGGCGCGGGAGAAAGCCCCGGAAGACCCCGCCGCCAACGCTGCCGCCGCGCGGGCACGGGACGACGCCAAACGCCGGATCGCCGAGGAGGCCGCGCAGCGGGTGTTCGGTGTTCCGCCCGGCTCACGCGACGGGCACACCGCCTGCACGGGCACCCGCCCGCCCACCGCCGAGGAACGCAGCGCCGCGCGGGTACTGGCGCGCGCGTTGACCACCGCCGGGGTCCGCGACCGGGTCCCGACGAAGACCACCTCGCCCGTACCGCCCGGACGCCTCCGGATGCGCGGCGCGCTCGCCGCCGACGCGCAACGCGCCGCCGGAACCATGCCCACCGCCGAACCGTTCACCCGCACCACCCGCACCCCCGTGCCCACCCCGCCGCTACGGCTCGCGGTCGCCTGCGACGTGTCCGGCACGATGGGCTGGGCCCGCGACCACGTCGCCTCCGCCGCGTGGATCATCGCCGACGCCGCCCGCCACACCACCGTGCCCACGCAGACCGCGAGCGTGATCTTCGGCAACCGGGTGCGCCCGCTGACCGCGCCCGGCACAGCCCCCGCCGTGGTCACCGAGTTCGCCTCCCACGACAACTGGGAAGACATCCCCACAGCGCTGGACGCCCTCGACGGCGCGCTCGGACTGTCCCAACCGGGCGCGGCGCGCCTGTTGGTGATCGTGTCCGACGGCCGCTTCCGCGACCAGCCCCGCCGCGACGGGCAACGCAAGCTCACCCGGCTGCGCGCCGCCGGGTGCGCGGTGCTGTGGCTGACCACCCGCGACACCGACACCCCCCTCGACGGGGCGACCGTGCACCGCCTGACCGACCCCGCCACCGCAGCCCGAGCCATCGGACACGCCGCCACCGCCGCCCTGCGCGCCGCCACCCGCTGA
- a CDS encoding MarR family transcriptional regulator, producing the protein MSTRTRTRTTTRAHTATTATGSARTLRPVPVPDTEDKLWKVLYANPNTTAADLSTTAGIGKSTAGKILARWANEGTVTRTAGIADGGRRAADLWTITPTDTTDTEPDTDTPDDIERDAVTQEGVDSADPMGNPDTPNTAQPAVDTPPTDASPDDSADPDPDAEPVATEPDTAAAENAPDTAAPEPAATAHVEHDAKAVEPTADGAGSAATGDGGAGVTAARLAPGALRGMVEDHLRDHPGAEFSPVQIARKLGGKSTGAVSNALDKLVEATIATQTKDRPRRYALAPDTTEAKPAIASA; encoded by the coding sequence ATGTCCACCCGCACCCGCACCCGCACGACAACCCGCGCCCACACGGCGACCACCGCGACGGGATCCGCCCGGACCCTGCGCCCCGTCCCCGTCCCCGACACCGAGGACAAGCTGTGGAAGGTGTTGTACGCCAACCCGAACACCACCGCCGCTGACCTGTCCACCACGGCGGGAATCGGGAAATCCACGGCGGGCAAGATCCTCGCCCGGTGGGCGAACGAAGGCACCGTCACCCGCACCGCCGGGATCGCCGACGGCGGTCGCCGCGCCGCCGACCTGTGGACGATCACCCCCACCGACACCACCGACACCGAGCCCGACACCGACACTCCGGACGACATCGAGCGGGACGCCGTCACGCAAGAGGGCGTCGACAGCGCCGACCCGATGGGCAACCCCGACACACCGAACACCGCGCAACCCGCTGTGGACACCCCGCCGACCGACGCCTCCCCCGACGACAGTGCCGACCCCGACCCCGACGCCGAACCGGTCGCCACTGAACCGGACACCGCTGCGGCCGAGAACGCTCCGGACACCGCTGCCCCGGAGCCGGCCGCCACTGCCCACGTCGAACATGACGCCAAGGCGGTCGAACCGACAGCCGACGGTGCGGGGTCAGCCGCGACGGGCGACGGCGGCGCGGGTGTGACAGCGGCGCGGTTGGCACCGGGCGCGTTGCGCGGGATGGTCGAGGACCACCTGCGCGACCACCCCGGCGCGGAGTTCAGCCCGGTCCAGATCGCCCGCAAGCTCGGCGGCAAATCCACCGGCGCGGTCAGCAACGCGCTCGACAAGCTGGTCGAGGCCACGATCGCGACGCAGACCAAAGACCGGCCACGCCGGTACGCGCTCGCCCCGGACACGACGGAGGCTAAGCCCGCCATCGCGTCAGCCTGA
- a CDS encoding BTAD domain-containing putative transcriptional regulator has protein sequence MPWALWHYVGWPLPDHVPTSVELRGVLLGPMTSAFLLGVLACLCWIAWAAFTLDVARCMLDLARDGFDATRLSNVSAAGPARAVARALVGAVLLSVLGFRPALAAAGPLTAMPGTEPRVAVTAPAWRHLTAHRDVVVRDPIAAPTSAASPGDTAAVNSAARVGSVVVRAPRGGVHDSLWGIAERTLGDGARWPEIWEANKGKPQPGGRSFTRPSLIFPGQELALPADTTAPALLAPPAPPAPAPTATMPPTFVSPSTPTTPVAPTTQGPPAAPDISSRPTVAREPGIAWGQELFVGVSLAAAVSAALMVARRRYRARYRPGSGDRDDLPVAPVVYRLHLAHLNVADEDTLDDNRGSSGGDGVGGGAVVVGAAAARSVLSGGRRTVLAPGLGVRDGREIAVDLAAVRGLGLVGAGAPAAVRAVLLAALTTTATTVRSAGSVGSGGAVVVVPAEDLSVVLGHRATMVPASVRVVADLDAALDALEAETLVRAAHRDQDPVQGLRPLVLVARSPQQRQRLQAVLDNGAPYAVTGLLLGQWQPGVTCYVRDDGTISASSPGIGEALHGTRVFRLGDTDTADLLALLRHTEPAADHSDSGRGDDGDAVVMSPTPGRRGGRVPGHTTRHGTRADPRGPTAADVEPIADPAMEVTQVVDTQPRSDTALEILGPSSPSSPSSPSSPSSPSTPDARMRPRPAPRCAPADTPWPSEADDGPAPTNPTATSTPTATAASTVDDTRAAGNDAEDEIASRLADGPRALITVTVLGGLRVHWNPALGLDADAEGVGRGREITGALQPRSQVLLVLLALHPDGATRETLVEALWGQDPPARPTNSLHTALSRLRRDLARATGGAAGEVAAVDNGRYRLAPNSVEVDYWRFAAAVAARRAAATDAQRVAAYRDIVDLYGGLVADGLSKIDWLEPVREATRREAIDAVSALARALVADDPRQTLDLLEIARAFDPHNELLYRDIMRLQGELGQLDAIPRTLTLLTTRLAEINDTPTPQARGLAARLGSQHDTDRPQPRIGPPGPRGRT, from the coding sequence GTGCCGTGGGCGTTGTGGCACTACGTCGGCTGGCCGCTGCCCGACCACGTGCCGACCTCGGTCGAACTTCGGGGTGTGCTGCTCGGCCCGATGACCAGCGCGTTCCTGCTGGGCGTGCTGGCTTGTTTGTGCTGGATCGCGTGGGCCGCGTTCACCCTCGACGTGGCCCGCTGCATGCTGGACCTGGCACGTGATGGGTTCGACGCGACCCGGCTGTCGAATGTCTCGGCGGCCGGGCCGGCGCGCGCCGTGGCGCGAGCTCTGGTCGGCGCGGTCCTGCTGTCCGTGCTGGGCTTCCGCCCGGCGTTGGCGGCGGCCGGTCCGTTGACGGCCATGCCGGGCACCGAGCCGCGGGTGGCGGTGACCGCCCCAGCCTGGCGACACCTGACGGCGCACCGCGACGTGGTCGTGCGTGATCCCATCGCCGCCCCGACCTCCGCCGCCTCGCCCGGCGATACCGCGGCGGTGAACTCGGCCGCGCGTGTGGGGTCGGTGGTCGTGCGGGCGCCGCGCGGCGGTGTGCATGACTCGCTGTGGGGGATCGCTGAACGCACCCTCGGTGACGGGGCGCGCTGGCCGGAGATCTGGGAGGCCAACAAGGGCAAGCCCCAACCCGGTGGCCGGTCCTTCACTCGGCCGAGCCTCATCTTCCCCGGCCAAGAGCTGGCCCTGCCCGCCGACACGACCGCACCAGCCCTGCTAGCCCCACCTGCACCGCCTGCTCCAGCGCCCACTGCGACGATGCCGCCGACGTTCGTGTCCCCGTCCACGCCTACCACCCCCGTCGCACCCACCACCCAGGGGCCACCGGCGGCGCCGGACATCAGCTCACGGCCCACGGTCGCGCGGGAGCCGGGCATCGCGTGGGGGCAGGAGTTGTTCGTCGGTGTGAGTTTGGCGGCGGCGGTGAGCGCGGCGTTGATGGTCGCCCGTCGCCGCTACCGCGCCCGCTACCGGCCCGGTAGTGGTGACCGCGACGACCTGCCCGTGGCGCCGGTGGTCTACCGGTTACACCTGGCTCACCTGAACGTCGCCGACGAGGACACCCTCGACGACAACCGCGGCTCCTCCGGGGGCGATGGCGTTGGTGGTGGGGCCGTCGTGGTGGGCGCCGCCGCGGCTCGTTCTGTCCTGTCGGGCGGGCGGCGCACCGTCCTGGCGCCGGGGCTGGGGGTTCGGGACGGCCGCGAGATCGCCGTGGACCTGGCCGCGGTGCGTGGGCTCGGGCTGGTCGGCGCTGGTGCCCCGGCCGCCGTGCGGGCGGTGCTGCTCGCCGCGCTCACCACCACCGCCACCACGGTCCGTTCGGCCGGTTCTGTCGGATCGGGTGGGGCGGTCGTCGTGGTCCCCGCCGAGGACCTGTCCGTCGTGCTCGGACACCGCGCCACCATGGTGCCCGCGTCCGTGCGGGTGGTCGCAGACCTGGACGCCGCGCTGGACGCACTGGAGGCCGAGACCCTCGTGCGCGCCGCCCACCGCGACCAGGACCCGGTGCAGGGGTTGCGGCCGCTGGTGCTGGTGGCCCGGTCCCCGCAGCAGCGCCAGCGGTTGCAGGCAGTCCTCGACAACGGGGCGCCGTACGCCGTCACCGGGCTGCTGCTGGGGCAGTGGCAGCCCGGCGTCACCTGTTACGTCCGTGACGACGGCACGATCTCGGCCAGCAGCCCCGGCATCGGCGAGGCGCTGCACGGCACCCGCGTGTTCCGCCTCGGCGACACCGACACCGCCGACCTCCTCGCGCTGCTACGCCACACCGAACCAGCGGCCGACCACAGCGACAGCGGCAGGGGTGATGACGGGGACGCCGTGGTGATGTCGCCGACGCCCGGCCGCCGCGGCGGCCGAGTACCCGGCCACACCACCCGCCATGGCACACGCGCCGATCCACGCGGACCCACCGCTGCGGACGTCGAGCCGATCGCTGACCCGGCGATGGAGGTCACCCAGGTGGTCGACACGCAGCCCCGGTCCGACACCGCGTTGGAGATCCTCGGCCCGAGCAGCCCGAGCAGCCCGAGCAGCCCGAGCAGCCCGAGCAGCCCGAGCACGCCCGACGCGAGGATGCGCCCGCGGCCCGCGCCGCGGTGCGCGCCGGCGGACACGCCCTGGCCCAGCGAGGCCGACGACGGCCCAGCGCCGACCAACCCCACAGCCACCTCCACGCCCACAGCCACCGCCGCGTCCACCGTGGACGACACCCGCGCCGCCGGGAACGACGCGGAGGACGAGATCGCGTCCAGGCTCGCCGACGGGCCGCGGGCGCTGATCACCGTCACGGTGCTCGGCGGTCTGCGCGTGCACTGGAACCCCGCCCTCGGCCTCGACGCCGACGCCGAGGGTGTCGGGCGGGGGCGGGAGATCACCGGGGCGTTGCAGCCCCGAAGCCAGGTGCTACTGGTCCTGTTGGCGTTGCACCCCGACGGCGCCACCCGCGAGACACTCGTGGAGGCCCTGTGGGGCCAGGACCCGCCGGCCCGCCCGACCAACTCGCTGCACACCGCGCTGTCGCGGCTGCGGCGCGACCTGGCGCGGGCCACCGGCGGCGCAGCGGGCGAGGTCGCCGCGGTCGACAACGGCCGCTACCGCCTCGCCCCGAACAGCGTGGAGGTCGACTACTGGCGGTTCGCCGCGGCGGTGGCCGCCCGCCGCGCCGCCGCCACCGACGCGCAGCGCGTCGCCGCCTACCGGGACATCGTCGACCTCTACGGCGGGCTCGTGGCCGACGGCCTGTCGAAGATCGACTGGCTGGAACCGGTGCGGGAGGCGACCCGCCGCGAGGCGATCGACGCCGTGTCCGCCCTGGCCCGCGCCCTGGTCGCCGACGACCCGCGGCAGACGCTGGACCTGCTGGAGATCGCGCGCGCGTTCGACCCGCACAACGAACTGCTGTACCGCGACATCATGCGGCTGCAGGGCGAACTCGGGCAGCTCGACGCGATCCCCCGGACCCTGACCCTGCTTACCACCCGACTGGCCGAGATCAACGACACCCCCACCCCCCAGGCGCGGGGCCTAGCGGCCCGCCTGGGCAGCCAGCACGACACCGACCGCCCCCAACCCCGGATCGGCCCGCCGGGCCCGCGTGGCCGGACGTGA
- a CDS encoding SigE family RNA polymerase sigma factor: protein MRKVDEDRFRGFVQDHAAAMRRSAYLLCGDWHLAEDLVQTALIKVHGAWPRVTRTDHPVGYARTTLLRCWLDERRRPWRRSERRVGQVPDGVNAVADPAVAHQRTDLRDELFVALSSIPPRQRAALVLRFFEALSVAETARALGCSEGTVKSQTARGLAAMKAALGDVKPQPADLNCGELP from the coding sequence GTGCGCAAAGTCGACGAGGACCGGTTTCGGGGGTTTGTCCAAGACCATGCCGCGGCCATGCGGCGCAGCGCCTACCTGCTCTGCGGCGACTGGCACCTGGCCGAGGATCTCGTGCAGACCGCACTGATCAAGGTGCACGGCGCCTGGCCGCGGGTGACGAGGACCGATCATCCGGTCGGCTACGCGCGCACGACCCTGCTCAGGTGCTGGTTGGACGAGCGGCGACGGCCGTGGCGCCGGTCGGAGCGTCGAGTCGGTCAGGTTCCGGACGGCGTGAACGCCGTGGCTGACCCGGCCGTCGCGCACCAGCGAACGGACTTGCGTGACGAGTTGTTCGTCGCGTTGAGCTCGATCCCCCCGCGCCAGCGAGCCGCGCTCGTACTCCGCTTCTTCGAGGCACTCTCGGTTGCCGAGACCGCGCGGGCACTGGGCTGCTCAGAAGGCACCGTCAAGAGCCAGACCGCTCGCGGCCTGGCCGCCATGAAGGCCGCGCTGGGCGACGTCAAGCCACAGCCGGCCGACCTGAACTGCGGGGAGCTGCCATGA
- a CDS encoding TadE/TadG family type IV pilus assembly protein: MGRRNQSRRGRWQAIWRTDRGSVATEVTLVAPLLAMLLVFVAVVIHRSVDARLRMEEAAHQAARAASIERTPAAATAAAQSTAASALSSAGVACESLTVDTVTSEIRPGGTVSVTISCAVNFGDVLIVGFPGRKYLSATAVEPIDLWRSTLVSGGQP; the protein is encoded by the coding sequence CTGGGACGACGCAACCAATCCCGCCGGGGCCGATGGCAGGCCATCTGGCGCACCGACCGGGGCTCCGTCGCAACCGAAGTGACGTTGGTAGCGCCGCTGCTGGCCATGCTGCTCGTGTTCGTCGCCGTGGTCATCCATCGGAGCGTAGATGCCCGGTTGCGCATGGAAGAGGCCGCGCACCAGGCCGCCCGCGCGGCGAGTATTGAACGCACCCCGGCCGCGGCGACCGCGGCGGCGCAATCCACCGCCGCGAGTGCGTTGTCCTCAGCCGGAGTGGCGTGCGAGTCGCTGACCGTGGACACCGTCACCTCCGAGATCCGGCCTGGCGGCACGGTGAGCGTCACGATCTCCTGTGCCGTCAACTTCGGCGACGTACTGATCGTCGGATTCCCTGGCCGGAAATACTTGTCCGCCACCGCTGTCGAACCCATCGACCTATGGCGTTCAACGCTGGTCTCCGGGGGGCAACCGTGA